A DNA window from Oenanthe melanoleuca isolate GR-GAL-2019-014 chromosome 11, OMel1.0, whole genome shotgun sequence contains the following coding sequences:
- the SLC12A3 gene encoding solute carrier family 12 member 3 — MAELPIPDLPPARCSGRFTISTLLGMEEGGRGPYTPTEGSSCDSAQPTQLSSSTLCSRTFGYNTVDVVPAYEHYANSKGVGDPRKGRPSLADLHSILKPDPGCLRTPVSELQQSNGLPEAGLEAGLEEAEGEPGRDSVPEPVRFGWVKGVMVRCMLNIWGVILYLRLPWITAQAGIALTWVIILMSVTVTTITGLSISAISTNGKVKSGGTYFLISRSLGPELGGSIGLIFAFANAVAVAMHTVGFAETVRDLLQEHNSLIVDPTNDIRIIGVITVTVLLGISLAGMEWEAKAQILFFLVILVSFINYLVGTVIPATAEKQAKGFFSYRADIFAQNFVPNWRGPEGSFFGLFSIFFPSATGILAGANISGDLKDPAVAIPKGTLMAIFWTTLSYLVLSATIGACVVRDASGSLNDSVAVGSPGCEGLACSFGWNFTACTQQHSCRYGLSNYYQSMSMVSGFGPLITAGIFGATLSSALASLVSAPKVFQCLCKDQLYPLIGFFGKGYGKNSEPIRGYMLTYVIAIGFILIAELNAIAPIISNFFLCSYALINFSCFHASITNSPGWRPSFRYYSKWAALFGAAVSVVIMFLLTWWAALIAFGIVIFLLGYVLYKKPDVNWGSSMQASSYNMALNYSVGLSEVDEHIKNYRPQCLVLTGPPNFRPALVDFVGTFTKNLSLMLCGNVLIGPRKQKMPESRLMADGHSKWLMKRKIKAFYTDVVAEDLRSGVQMLIQAAGLGKMRPNILVLGYKRDWRTASPQSLEDYVGILHDAFDFKYGVCLMRMKEGLNVSRVLQAHVNPTFEAAEHPKNGTGSKAAPGTVDPTTLASEQQASTIFQSEQGKKTIDIYWLFDDGGLTLLIPYLLGRKKRWGKCKIRVFVGGQINRMDEERKAIVSLLSKFRLGFHEVHILPDINQKPRPEHIKRFDELIAPFRLNDGFKDEATVNEMRQGCPWKISDEEVDKNRAKSLRQVRLNEILLDYSRDAALIAITPPIGRKGRCPSSLYMAWLETLSQDLRPPIILTRGNQENVLTFYCQ; from the exons ATGGCCGAGCTGCCCATCCCAGATCTGCCCCCCGCCCGCTGCAGCGGCCGCTTCACCATCAGCACCCTCCTGGGCATGGAGGAGGGGGGCCGGGGTCCCTACACGCCCACCGAGGGCTCCAGCTGTGACAGCGCCCAGCCCACCCAGCTGTCCAGCAGcaccctctgcagcaggacctTTGGCTACAACACGGTGGATGTGGTGCCAGCCTACGAGCACTACGCCAACAGCAAGGGGGTGGGCGACCCCCGGAAGGGCAGGCCCTCGCTGGCTGACCTGCACTCCATCCTCAAG CCTGACCCGGGCTGCCTTCGCACACCagtgtctgagctgcagcagagcaatgGCCTGccagaggctgggctggaggccGGGCTGGAGGAGGCAGAAGGGGAGCCAGGCAGAGACTCCGTGCCAGAACCTGTCCGCTTTGGATGGGTGAAGGGCGTCATG gTTCGCTGCATGCTGAACATTTGGGGAGTTATCCTGTACTTGCGCTTGCCCTGGATCACCGCCCAGGCAGGAATCG CCTTGACGTGGGTCATCATCCTCATGTCCGTGACAGTGACCACCATAACCGGCTTGTCCATCTCTGCCATATCCACCAATGGCAAAGTGAAGTCAG GAGGCACCTACTTCCTCATCTCGCGGAGCCTGGGGCCGGAGCTGGGCGGCTCCATCGGGCTGATCTTTGCCTTTGCAAACGCGGTGGCCGTGGCCATGCACACCGTGGGCTTTGCTGAAACTGTCCGGGACCTGCTGCAG gagcacaaTTCCCTCATCGTGGACCCTACCAATGACATCCGAATCATTGGGGTCATCACTGTGACGGTGCtgctgggcatctccctggctggcATGGAATGGGAGGCCAAG GCACAGATACTGTTCTTCCTGGTCATCCTGGTTTCCTTCATTAACTACCTGGTGGGGACAGTGATTCCAGCCACTGCTGAGAAACAAGCAAAGGGCTTCTTCAGCTACCGAG CTGATATCTTTGCTCAGAATTTTGTGCCCAACTGGCGTGGACCTGAGGGCTCCTTCTTTGgcttgttttccattttcttcccatCAGCAACGGGCATCCTGGCTGGGGCCAACATTTCGGGTGACCTGAAG GATCCTGCTGTGGCTATTCCCAAGGGCACCTTGATGGCCATCTTCTGGACCACTCTGTCCTACCTGGTGCTTTCTGCTACCATTG GTGCGTGTGTGGTCCGAGATGCCTCAGGCAGCCTGAACGACAGCGTGGCCGTGGGCTCGCCGGGCTGTGAGGGACTGGCCTGCAGCTTCGGCTGGAACTTCACTGCCtgcacccagcagcacagctgccgCTACGGGCTCAGCAACTACTACCAG AGCATGAGCATGGTGTCTGGATTTGGCCCCCTCATTACAGCAGGGATCTTTGGTGCTACCCTCTCCTCGGCATTGGCCTCTCTTGTCTCAGCCCCCAAAGTCTTCCAG TGTCTCTGCAAGGACCAGCTCTATCCTCTCATCGGCTTCTTCGGGAAGGGCTATGGGAAGAACAGCGAGCCCATCCGTGGCTACATGCTCACCTATGTCATTGCCATTGGCTTTATCCTCATCG ctgagCTCAATGCCATCGCCCCCATCATCTCCAacttcttcctctgctcctaCGCCCTCATCAACTTCAGCTGCTTCCACGCCTCCATCACCAACTCCCCAg GCTGGCGACCCTCCTTTCGGTATTACAGCAAGTGGGCTGCGCTCTTTGGAGCAGCTGTCTCAGTGGTGATCATGTTCCTGCTGACCTGGTGGGCAGCCCTCATTGCCTTCGGCATCGTCATCTTCCTCCTGGGATATGTCCTCTACAAAAAGCCGG ATGTCAACTGGGGCTCCTCCATGCAAGCCAGTTCCTACAATATGGCCCTCAACTACTCAGTGGGGCTGAGCGAAGTGGATGAGCACATCAAGAACTACAG ACCGCAGTGCCTGGTGCTGACTGGTCCACCCAACTTCCGCCCAGCACTGGTGGATTTTGTGGGGACCTTCACCAAGAACCTCAGCCTGATGCTTTGTGGCAACGTGCTGATT GGACCACGGAAGCAGAAGATGCCAGAGTCCCGGCTGATGGCAGATGGCCACTCTAAGTGGCTGATGAAGAGGAAGATCAAGGCTTTCTACACTGATGTGGTGGCTGAGGATTTGAGAAGTGGTGTCCAAATGCTCATCCAG GCTGCTGGCCTTGGGAAGATGAGACCTAACATCTTAGTGCTGGGCTACAAGAGGGACTGGCGGACGGCATCTCCACAGAGCCTGGAGGACTACGTGGGCATCCTGCA CGATGCTTTCGATTTCAAGTACGGTGTGTGCTTGATGCGGATGAAGGAAGGGCTGAACGTTTCCCGAGTGCTGCAGGCACATG tTAACCCCACGTTCGAGGCAGCAGAGCACCCCAAGAATGGCACTGGCAGCAAagctgccccaggcacag TGGACCCCACCACCTTGGCCAGTGAGCAGCAGGCAAGCACCATCTTCCAGAGCGAGCAGGGCAAGAAGACCATTGACATTTACTGGCTCTTTGATGACGGAG GTCTCACGCTGCTCATCCCCTATCTCCTGGGGCGCAAGAAGCGGTGGGGAAAGTGCAAAATCCGGGTGTTTGTCGGCGGGCAGATCAACAGGATGGACGAGGAGAGGAAGGC GATTGTGTCTCTGCTGAGCAAGTTCCGCCTCGGCTTCCATGAGGTCCACATCCTCCCTGACATCAACCAGAAACCCCGGCCAGAGCA CATCAAGAGGTTTGATGAACTCATCGCTCCCTTCAGGCTGAACGATGGCTTCAAAGACGAGGCCACAGT